Proteins from a single region of Nerophis ophidion isolate RoL-2023_Sa linkage group LG08, RoL_Noph_v1.0, whole genome shotgun sequence:
- the LOC133558302 gene encoding carbohydrate sulfotransferase 3-like: MRIKYGILVVFFLALVIIEKESNIISRVTDKLASRQTPQTPIQPGGLPSTARKHNASVASAFKLMKWRLENFNDYQAANGRKHILLLATTRTGSSFVGEFFNQQGDNMFYLYEPLWHVENMLTLAAGGTNATAVTNAYPEVLRQLFHCDFTLFESFINPLPIDHITPSLFRRKSSNSLCEEAVCSPLVKGVYERYHCRNRRCGPLNLTLASESCLHKEHRAIKSVRVHQLEILRPLMEDPRLDMKFIHLVRDPRAVLASRMVAFPAKYKNWKQWIMDSDVPLDKNEVKKLKNNCDTIRISAQAGLRRTAWLRGRYMLVRFEDIARFPMRKAGEMYKFAGIPFTPQVKAWILKNTQASKKTSGLYSTQKNSSEQVENWRFTLPFKIAQLVQEVCGPTLKLFGYKFVSTEEMLRDKSISLNEDKVFDFV; the protein is encoded by the exons ATGAGGATCAAGTACGGCATACTCGTCGTCTTCTTCCTGGCGCTTGTTATCATTGAGAAGGAGAGCAACATCATCTCCAG GGTCACGGATAAGCTGGCGTCCAGGCAGACCCCCCAGACTCCGATACAACCAGGGGGCTTGCCCAGCACGGCAAGAAAGCACAATGCTTCCGTGGCCTCCGCCTTCAAGCTGATGAAGTGGCGCCTGGAAAACTTCAATGACTACCAGGCGGCAAATGGCAGGAAGCATATCCTCCTCTTAGCCACCACCAGGACGGGCTCCTCTTTCGTGGGCGAGTTTTTCAACCAGCAGGGCGACAACATGTTCTACCTGTATGAGCCGCTGTGGCACGTGGAGAACATGCTGACGCTTGCGGCGGGCGGCACCAATGCCACAGCCGTCACCAATGCCTACCCCGAGGTGCTAAGACAGCTCTTCCACTGTGACTTCACCCTGTTTGAGAGCTTCATTAACCCCCTCCCCATAGATCACATTACCCCCTCGCTGTTCCGTAGGAAGTCCAGCAACTCCCTGTGCGAGGAGGCGGTCTGCAGCCCCTTGGTAAAAGGGGTCTATGAGCGATATCATTGCAGGAACAGGCGCTGTGGGCCCCTCAACCTGACCTTGGCGTCAGAGTCCTGCCTCCACAAGGAGCATAGAGCCATTAAGTCCGTGAGGGTGCACCAGCTGGAAATCCTCCGCCCCCTCATGGAGGACCCACGTTTGGACATGAAATTCATCCATCTGGTTCGGGATCCCCGCGCCGTGCTCGCCTCCCGCATGGTGGCCTTTCCTGCAAAATACAAGAACTGGAAGCAGTGGATCATGGACAGCGACGTGCCCCTTGACAAAAACGAGGTTAAGAAGCTGAAAAACAACTGCGACACCATTAGAATATCGGCCCAGGCGGGCCTGAGGCGGACGGCGTGGCTGCGCGGGCGCTACATGCTGGTACGCTTCGAGGACATTGCCCGCTTCCCCATGAGGAAGGCCGGCGAGATGTACAAGTTCGCCGGGATCCCCTTCACGCCGCAGGTTAAGGCGTGGATCCTGAAAAACACGCAGGCCTCCAAGAAGACGAGCGGCCTCTACTCCACGCAGAAGAACTCCTCTGAGCAGGTGGAGAACTGGAGGTTCACGCTGCCCTTCAAAATAGCACAGTTGGTGCAAGAAGTCTGCGGGCCTACGCTGAAGCTTTTCGGCTATAAATTTGTCTCAACCGAGGAGATGTTAAGGGACAAGTCCATAAGTTTAAATGAAGATAAAGTTTTTGACTTTGTATAG